The genome window GTGAGCGTCATCCCCGCCGTTCCCGCTGCCTGGTCGGTTACCACAATGGCTTTCATTAAGATCGTCCCCTTCCTCGTATGAGCTCGTAACACGATCACGAGCGGTACTTCTCCAGCCGGCTCCAGGAGATGAGGCTGCAGGCCAATGGGCCGCGTGCATCGTGAATTAGCAGGTCATCGGTCTGGCGTGCGTGGCGGTTCGGGTACTTGCGCCGGTCGGGGGCCGATCGCCAGTGCCGTGCCGCGCGCTTCTGCCCTGGAGCTTCTCGCCGCTGACGGGTATGACGAAGGTCAGGCGCGGCGGCCGTAGGTGCGCGGATCCAGAGGCTGCTCGGACTTGGGAAGCCCGCCGACCACGAGACGGTAGGAGTCGGTCACGAGCTCCTTCACCAGCTTCTCGTCGATGGTGCCCCCGCCTTCCGCCGTGATCCAGTGCTTCTTGTTCATGTGATAACCGGGGGTAATGTCTGCGTACTGCTCACGCAGCGCTGCGGCGTCGTCCGGATCAGCTTTCAGGATCACGACGGGGCGCCCCGGCATGTCGGTCATGAGCATGAAGACCTTGCCGCGCACCTTGTAGACCTTCCAGTCGGGGCTGAAACGATGCTCCAGGTCGACGCCGGGCAGTCCCACAGTGCAGTCGCCCGCGATCTTCTGCAGTTCCTGTCCGTCCAAGGTGATCAACTCCTCCATCGATCCGAGTGCCCTGACCGCCCGGCCAAGGCCCAAGGTGGCGTCTCCCGCATGGCCGCCACGAACGGTGGTGCCCGCACGCCGGCAACCTCAACGAGATCGTGTTACGAGCTCCATGTGTTGTCGGTTCCGGTCCCGGGTGGGTGTTTAGATGAAGGTGAACAGCTGGTCGGCGTCGAATCGCGAGATCGGCGTGGTGTACACCCTCTCCGGGTCGGGGTAGCCGAGGGCCAGCAGCACCGTCGTGCTGTGTCCGGTCTCGCGGATCTTGAACGCCTTGTCGACACTGGTCGGGTCGAACCCCTCCAGCGGCGTGGCCTCGACGCCGAGCTCAGCGGCCGCCATCATGGTCAGGCCCACCGCCATGTAGGTTTGCTTCTCCATCCAGTGGTTCAGGTCCTTGTAGCTGTAATTGCGCAGGCTGAGGAAGTCTCGGGTCATTGATTCCCACAGCTCCTGCTTTGACGGGTCAGGGAACCGGCCATCGGCCCTCTCCTTTGCGAACACCGCCTCGAGGTGGCTGTCAGGCACATCTGCCCGGGTGGTGAGGATGATGGTGTGCGACGCGTTCAGGATCTTCTCGGCGTTGTCCTTGAATCGTTCGCCCAGGTTGTTGGCGAGCCGCTCTTTGCCTTCGGGTGTGGCGAGGACGTAGAAGTGGTTGGGCTGTACGTTCACCGATGACGGCGTGGAGCGCAGGAACCTCAGCAACTGCTGAAGGGTTTCCTGCGGAATGGTCTTGCCGGGGTCGAAGTACCTGGTGAGGTGCTTGTTCATGAGCTTGTCGAGGTTCATGTCAATCTGCCATCTTCTTGCGATGAGTGGGTGAGGAGCGGTGTTTCGCAGGGTTTGAGCTAGTTCGTGCTGCGGGCAAGCAGGTCGCTGATGCGCTCGAAGCTGATTCCTGTCGTCGCGGCGGTGAGGTCACCCGCGACGAGAGCCTTGGTGGCCTGTTCGACTGCCTCCATTGCGTGGGTGTAGAGCGCTGGACCCACACTGATGCGCTTGACCCCGGCCTTCTGCAGTTCAGCGACGGTCAGCACTTTGTCCGCCGGCGAGATGAGGACGTTGACCGGTGTCGGCGCGACGGCGGTGACGATCGCGACGAGTGCGTCGAGGTCGGGTGGGTAAGGGGCGTAGAGCACATCCGCGCCGGCCTCGGCGAAGGCCGTCAGACGCCGGACGGTGTCGTCGAGATCGGGCCGCCCCTGGATGAAGTTGTCGGTGCGGCCGGTGACGACGATGCGCCCCTTGGCCGCCTCGACGGCGCTGCGTATGCGGTTGACCGCCTCGTCGAAGTCGCGGATCGGTTGATCGGGATTACCCGAGGTGTCTTCGATCCCGATACCGGCCAGTCCGGACTCGACGGCGGCTTCCACGGTCGCAGCGACGTCTTCAGGCGTGTCGCCGTAGCCGTCCTCGAAGTCTCCGTTGACGGGCAGCCCGGTGAGCCGGCCGAGTAGCCGCGCATGCTCGAGGTGCTCGCCACAGGTGACTTCGTGACGCCCGTCGGACCGGCCGAGTGTGGCGGCGAGTGCCGCCGATGATGTCGCGATCGCCTCGAAGCCGGCATCGGCCAGCATCAGCGCCGAGAGGCCGTCCCATGCGTTCGGCATGACGAAGCCACCGTCGCGGGTGTGCAGTGCCATGAACTCCTCATAGAGTTCGGTGGCCGGCATATCGAACCTTTCCCGAGTGATCGTTTTGGGGCGGTGAGTGGTGTACGGGCTGTGTGCGCGGCCTCGGCGGGGTCCCGGCGATCAGCCGGGCGTACCGGCCGAGTTGACGGCGGGTATGTTGATGTCGGTCTGGTTGACGTTGTTGATGAAGTTGGTCAGCAGGACCTGCACCGCCACCGTGACGATCGCCAGGATCTGCGGATCGGTGTACCCGGCGCCTCGCACAGCCGCGAGGTCCGCGTCGCTCACCTGACCGCGGCTCGCCACCACCTGCTGAGCGAAACGAGCGACCGCGGCGCGCTTGGGATCGATCGAGCTCCCGGCCCGGGCCAAGTCGATGTCATCGCTCGACATGCCACCGAGTTCGGACGATACGTACGTGTGTATCGCCAGGCAGTAATCGCAACCGTTGGCCTGCGACACGGCGAGCGCGATGGTGTGCCGCGTCTTCGCGTCCAGAACCCGGCCCAAGGTGCTTTGCAGGGTCGTGACGGCCTCGAGGACGGTCGGGTTCGACGCGAGAGTCGCGAACATGTTCGGGACGAAGCCGAGCTGTGCGCCGACGTTGTCGAGGATGCGCTTCGTTCCGTCGGGGACGTCGTCAGGAGAGAGGACGTTCAGTCGTGACATGGCGCATCAACCTCCGGTGTGTGTGTCAGTGGTCAGCGTCGAGCCCAAGTCGGTTCTTACTGCTTCAGGGCCCGGTCCTCGTCGCGGCCGTGAACACCGCCACCTTTTGGGCTTGCCAGCCCACTTGCTTCTGCAGTCAACGCTACTCGGTTCTGGGCTGTTAAGCCCAGTTTGAGGTATCGTGTGAAGCATGGAACGCACAACGGGAGCTCGGATGCCTCGCAAGCTCACAGACAAGGGCCAGGCGACGCAGCTTCGTCCTGGCAGTCATCGCGTGGCAGGCCGAGCGCATCCTCGCGTTCCATCGGAGTGAGCGCATCACCTGCTTCGACAGCCTGTAGTGGTTTCGGGAGTGGGCGGATTTCTGCGTCAGCTACGAGCACGCAAGACAGGCCTTGACGCTCACGACGAGCTCGCGAGTGGGTTGCGTCCTGGGAAGTGGTGTACGGGCTCCCACCTGGTCCGGGCGTTTGCTGGACCGCTTGTTCGGTCGTCCGGGGAAGTCTCGGGCGGCCTCCAGATGGTGCACGGTCAGCTCCCGTACCGCAGACGGGCCGATCTGCCCGAACTGTCGTTCCCTGCCCATCTCGATCTGCTCGATCTGCCGTTCGGCCACCCCGCACCCTGCACACTCTGATCGCCTGGACGCAGCCCCGGCTTTGCCGTCAATTGGTGTCACGAAGAACGCTCAGGAAGAGGTGTTCCGGTCCGCTTCGGAGGCATTCTTTGGATCCGATATCATCGAAATATGTCCCGTATTTTCCGGCGGGCGCGCGACGCAGGCCATGCCTCCACTTGCTCGGCTTCGCTCGTGCAGGCGGGCCTCCACCGCCGGGTCGCCGCGACATGCGCATGCACCCAGTGTGCGGACGCCCCTTCGCCTGGTCATGCACCGGCATCCGACGCCGCGCGGTCACGGATCACGAGACAGTTCTTGGTTCCCAGACACGGAAGCGAGCATGCCTTCCACTACGTGGAGGTCGGTCATCCGGGCCTTCACCTCGAGGGCGCATCTGCCATTTTCGCAGTCGAACGGGTTGCGACTCGTCCGCAGGCTCGGAGAATCGTCGGTGGACCCCGGCTGACGTCTCTCTGCCCTTGAGTTATCGAACTGCACAACAAAAAGCAACGATCCGCCCAGCGCTGCTCACCTCCTGAAGCGGCGCTCCCATCCCTGAAGGATGAAGTCATGTCCTACGATATCGAGAAGTCAAACGCCGAGTGGCGCGCGGAACTCAGCCCGGAGGAATACAGGGTGCTGCGCGGAGCTGAGGACGAAGCGGCGTTCACGGGAGAGTACACCGATGCAAAAGAGAAGGGTGTTTACTCTTGCAGGGCCTGCGGCGCTGATCTTTTCACCTCTGAGGAAAAATTTGACTCTCGCTGTGGCTGGCCTGCGTTCTACGACCCCAAGGATCTGGACTCGGTCGAAGTGCAGCAGAGCGAGTCCCCTTATCCCGTGGTTCGGTGCGCTCGTTGCGGGTCGTATCTTGGAGAATTGTTCGAGGGCGAGGGATTTGCGACACCGACGGACAAGCGATACTGCATCAACAGCCTCTCCCTGCGGCTGAAGCCTGGCGATTCCGAATAATGCGAATGAGCGGAGTTTGTGGAGTAGCCGCCGAGCTTTCCGGGTGAACATGGCCTGCTCAACGGGGGCGCGGATCTTGGTCGGGGGTCGGACGAAAATGACCCCCTACCTCTGTTGATGTTGGTCATTCCCCGGTGTCGGCCGTGGGAACCCGTCCGAGGTTGCGGCCGCGCATGCGGTAGCTGTCGCCCTTGAGCGAGATGGCTTCGGCGTGGTGGACAAGGCGGTCGATCATGGCGGCGGCGACGATGTCGTCACCGAAGACCTCGCCCCAGCGGCCGAAGGGTTTGTTACTGCTCACGATCACCGAGGCCCATTCATAGCGGTCCGAGATGTACTGGAAGAAGAGGTTCGCCACCTCGGGTTCAAAGGGGATGTAGCCGACCGCGTCAACGATGATCAGCAGGATGCGACCCAACCGGGTCGACTCATCGCTGAGCCCTCCCACTTGATGTGCTTCGGCCAGGCGGTTCACCCACTGGGCGGTGATGGCGAAGGCCACCCGGTGGCCGGCCTGGCGGGCCCGGATGCGCTGGTGCTCGAAGTCGAAGTCCTGCAGTGACTTGCGGGAGGGGAAGCAGGCTGCCCGGGCGCGTCCCTCGGCGCCATGCGAATCGCGAGCCGCGACCTCCCGCTGCAGGCAGGCGACCAGATACTCCTCGCGGCTCCAACCTCGTCACGGGCCTGCTCGGCGAGTCGGGTGGCCGCATCCCGCGAGGCCG of Streptomyces cynarae contains these proteins:
- a CDS encoding ATP-binding protein, producing MAFAITAQWVNRLAEAHQVGGLSDESTRLGRILLIIVDAVGYIPFEPEVANLFFQYISDRYEWASVIVSSNKPFGRWGEVFGDDIVAAAMIDRLVHHAEAISLKGDSYRMRGRNLGRVPTADTGE
- a CDS encoding isocitrate lyase/PEP mutase family protein gives rise to the protein MALHTRDGGFVMPNAWDGLSALMLADAGFEAIATSSAALAATLGRSDGRHEVTCGEHLEHARLLGRLTGLPVNGDFEDGYGDTPEDVAATVEAAVESGLAGIGIEDTSGNPDQPIRDFDEAVNRIRSAVEAAKGRIVVTGRTDNFIQGRPDLDDTVRRLTAFAEAGADVLYAPYPPDLDALVAIVTAVAPTPVNVLISPADKVLTVAELQKAGVKRISVGPALYTHAMEAVEQATKALVAGDLTAATTGISFERISDLLARSTN
- the msrB gene encoding peptide-methionine (R)-S-oxide reductase MsrB; translation: MSYDIEKSNAEWRAELSPEEYRVLRGAEDEAAFTGEYTDAKEKGVYSCRACGADLFTSEEKFDSRCGWPAFYDPKDLDSVEVQQSESPYPVVRCARCGSYLGELFEGEGFATPTDKRYCINSLSLRLKPGDSE
- a CDS encoding nitroreductase family protein, translated to MNLDKLMNKHLTRYFDPGKTIPQETLQQLLRFLRSTPSSVNVQPNHFYVLATPEGKERLANNLGERFKDNAEKILNASHTIILTTRADVPDSHLEAVFAKERADGRFPDPSKQELWESMTRDFLSLRNYSYKDLNHWMEKQTYMAVGLTMMAAAELGVEATPLEGFDPTSVDKAFKIRETGHSTTVLLALGYPDPERVYTTPISRFDADQLFTFI
- a CDS encoding carboxymuconolactone decarboxylase family protein codes for the protein MSRLNVLSPDDVPDGTKRILDNVGAQLGFVPNMFATLASNPTVLEAVTTLQSTLGRVLDAKTRHTIALAVSQANGCDYCLAIHTYVSSELGGMSSDDIDLARAGSSIDPKRAAVARFAQQVVASRGQVSDADLAAVRGAGYTDPQILAIVTVAVQVLLTNFINNVNQTDINIPAVNSAGTPG
- a CDS encoding MmcQ/YjbR family DNA-binding protein → MEELITLDGQELQKIAGDCTVGLPGVDLEHRFSPDWKVYKVRGKVFMLMTDMPGRPVVILKADPDDAAALREQYADITPGYHMNKKHWITAEGGGTIDEKLVKELVTDSYRLVVGGLPKSEQPLDPRTYGRRA